The Achromobacter pestifer genome includes a region encoding these proteins:
- a CDS encoding aldo/keto reductase, which yields MSSKTSFPTRPLGQSGMDITRIGLGAWAIGGNGWAVGWGPQDDAESVAAIRRAVERGINWIDTAAVYGLGHSEEIVRRALAQMAPDARPYVFTKCGLTWSAEQPQAMPRRTGAPASIRREVEDSLRRLGVERIDLYQMHWPAGDGTPLEVYWQELLDLKREGKVRAVGLSNHNLAQLQQAEALGHVDTLQPPFSAIQRAAGADLIPWCERSGTGVIVYSPMQSGLLAGSFSLERARALPADDWRARNAEFTTPGIERNLALADAFKPIAERHGTTVAAVAAGWTLAWPGVTGAIVGVRSAAQVDGLLGAASLELDGEDMDAIADAIERTGAGVGPLRPLEESGALPANLFA from the coding sequence ATGAGCAGCAAGACTTCGTTCCCCACGCGCCCGCTGGGCCAGAGCGGCATGGACATCACCCGCATCGGGCTGGGCGCCTGGGCCATCGGCGGCAATGGCTGGGCGGTGGGCTGGGGGCCGCAGGACGACGCCGAATCGGTGGCCGCGATCCGCCGCGCCGTCGAGCGCGGCATCAACTGGATCGACACCGCGGCGGTATACGGCCTGGGACATTCCGAGGAAATCGTGCGCCGCGCGCTGGCGCAGATGGCGCCGGACGCGCGGCCTTATGTGTTCACCAAATGCGGCCTGACCTGGTCCGCGGAGCAGCCACAGGCGATGCCGCGGCGCACCGGCGCGCCGGCCAGCATCCGGCGCGAAGTCGAGGACTCGCTGCGCCGGCTGGGCGTGGAGCGTATCGATCTCTACCAGATGCACTGGCCGGCGGGCGACGGCACGCCCTTGGAGGTGTACTGGCAGGAACTGCTGGACCTGAAGCGGGAGGGCAAGGTCAGGGCGGTGGGGCTGTCCAACCACAATCTGGCGCAGTTGCAGCAGGCCGAGGCGCTGGGCCATGTGGATACGCTGCAGCCGCCGTTCTCGGCCATCCAGCGTGCGGCGGGCGCGGATCTGATTCCGTGGTGCGAGCGGAGCGGGACCGGGGTGATCGTCTACAGCCCGATGCAATCCGGCCTCTTGGCCGGCAGCTTCAGCCTGGAGCGCGCCCGCGCCTTGCCGGCGGACGACTGGCGCGCGCGCAACGCGGAATTCACTACGCCGGGCATCGAGCGCAACCTGGCGCTGGCCGATGCGTTCAAGCCCATCGCCGAACGCCATGGCACCACGGTGGCGGCCGTGGCCGCGGGCTGGACGTTGGCTTGGCCGGGCGTGACGGGCGCCATCGTGGGCGTCCGCAGCGCGGCTCAGGTGGATGGCTTGCTCGGCGCGGCGTCGCTCGAACTGGACGGCGAAGACATGGACGCCATCGCGGATGCGATCGAGCGCACGGGAGCAGGGGTGGGGCCGTTGCGCCCGCTCGAAGAGAGCGGCGCGCTGCCGGCCAATCTGTTCGCCTGA
- the bioB gene encoding biotin synthase BioB produces MQTAYIPVPTVAKPAVAPAWSAADIMALYELPFMDLVFRAQQTHRAHFDPNAIQLSSLLSIKTGGCPEDCAYCPQSSHYDTGLDADKLMPLADVVAAARKAQEGGAQRFCMGAAWRSPKPHHLEAVAEMVSAVKALGLETCVTLGMLREGQAEQLKSAGLDYYNHNLDTSPEFYGKIISTRTYQDRLDTLDRVRDAGINVCCGGIVGLGESRRERAGLIAQLANMEPYPESVPINNLVQVEGTPLAGVEALDPFEFVRTIAVARIAMPRAAVRLSAGRETMDDALQALCFMAGANSMFYGDALLTTANPQMEADQRLLQRLGMRIDAAQHQHHDAVACR; encoded by the coding sequence ATGCAGACCGCCTACATCCCCGTCCCGACCGTCGCCAAGCCGGCCGTCGCCCCCGCCTGGAGCGCCGCCGACATCATGGCGCTCTACGAACTGCCATTCATGGATCTGGTGTTCCGGGCCCAGCAGACGCACCGCGCCCACTTCGATCCGAACGCCATCCAGCTGTCCAGCCTGCTGTCGATCAAGACCGGCGGCTGTCCCGAAGACTGCGCCTATTGCCCGCAGTCCTCGCACTACGACACCGGTCTGGACGCCGACAAGCTGATGCCCCTGGCAGACGTGGTGGCCGCGGCCCGCAAGGCCCAGGAAGGCGGCGCGCAGCGCTTCTGCATGGGCGCCGCCTGGCGCAGCCCCAAGCCACACCACCTGGAGGCGGTGGCCGAGATGGTCAGCGCGGTGAAGGCCCTGGGCCTGGAGACCTGCGTCACGCTGGGCATGTTGCGTGAAGGCCAGGCCGAACAGCTCAAGAGCGCCGGCCTGGACTACTACAACCACAACCTGGACACCTCGCCCGAGTTCTACGGCAAGATCATTTCCACCCGCACCTACCAGGACCGGCTGGACACGTTGGACCGGGTACGCGACGCCGGCATCAACGTGTGCTGCGGCGGCATCGTGGGCCTGGGCGAATCGCGCCGTGAGCGCGCCGGCCTGATCGCCCAGCTGGCCAACATGGAGCCCTATCCCGAGTCCGTGCCGATCAACAATCTGGTGCAGGTGGAAGGCACGCCGCTGGCCGGCGTGGAAGCCCTGGACCCGTTCGAGTTCGTGCGCACCATCGCCGTGGCCCGCATCGCCATGCCGCGCGCGGCGGTGCGCCTGTCCGCGGGCCGCGAAACCATGGACGACGCGTTGCAGGCGCTGTGCTTCATGGCCGGCGCCAACTCCATGTTCTACGGCGATGCCCTGCTGACCACCGCCAATCCGCAGATGGAAGCCGACCAGCGCCTGTTGCAGCGCCTGGGCATGCGCATCGACGCCGCCCAGCACCAGCACCACGACGCCGTGGCATGCCGCTGA
- a CDS encoding HlyC/CorC family transporter: protein MSDPYPAPEATPARSAKPATKSLLDRLLSLVRRQPEDREGIKAVLEAAHERQLLDAESYKMIKGALAVSEGTVGDIMVPRSRMDLLDVTQPIPYLVASVIETAHSRFPVYEGDRDNIIGILLAKDLLRCMLEPGIEVRSLVRPAVFIPESKRLNVLLHEFRASRNHQAIVIDEHGGISGLVTMEDVLEQIVGDIEDEFDETEEDSIFPEGENQWRVLAATDISHFNEVFGCQLPDDEYDSVGGWMGGQLGRIPRRGDTAEFDGLRLEVARGDARRAIWLRVKRNTPAQATRPSDEA from the coding sequence ATGTCTGACCCTTACCCTGCTCCCGAAGCGACTCCTGCTCGCTCAGCCAAACCCGCCACCAAATCCCTTCTAGACCGCCTGCTTTCCCTTGTGCGCCGCCAGCCCGAGGACCGCGAAGGCATCAAGGCCGTTCTGGAAGCCGCGCACGAACGCCAGTTGCTCGACGCGGAATCCTACAAGATGATCAAGGGCGCGCTCGCCGTGTCCGAAGGCACCGTGGGCGACATCATGGTCCCGCGTTCGCGCATGGACCTGCTGGACGTCACGCAGCCCATCCCCTACCTGGTGGCCTCCGTCATCGAGACCGCGCACTCGCGCTTCCCCGTCTACGAAGGCGACCGCGACAACATCATCGGCATCCTGCTGGCCAAGGATCTGCTGCGCTGCATGCTGGAACCCGGCATCGAAGTGCGCTCGCTGGTCCGGCCCGCCGTGTTCATCCCCGAATCCAAGCGCCTGAACGTGCTGCTGCACGAGTTCCGCGCCAGCCGCAACCACCAGGCCATCGTCATCGATGAGCATGGCGGCATTTCCGGCCTGGTCACGATGGAAGACGTGCTGGAACAGATCGTCGGCGACATCGAGGACGAATTCGACGAAACCGAGGAAGATTCCATCTTCCCCGAAGGCGAGAATCAGTGGCGCGTCCTGGCCGCCACCGACATCTCGCACTTCAATGAAGTGTTCGGTTGCCAGTTGCCCGACGACGAGTACGACAGCGTCGGCGGCTGGATGGGCGGACAGCTGGGCCGCATTCCGCGCCGCGGCGACACCGCCGAATTCGACGGCCTGCGCCTGGAAGTGGCCCGCGGCGACGCGCGCCGCGCCATCTGGCTGCGCGTCAAGCGCAACACCCCGGCCCAAGCCACCCGCCCCTCCGACGAAGCATGA
- the ybeY gene encoding rRNA maturation RNase YbeY: MKPELSLSVQYGVEEARLPRWRLRRWAERALAGAAEDGLVAFSAAELSLRLVGAAEGRRLNRDFRGRDYATNVLTFEYGVDPLGVARGDIVMCVPVLVREAREQRKALLDHAAHLTIHGVLHALGYDHIKARDAKRMEALETATLAAMRIADPYVAA, translated from the coding sequence ATGAAGCCTGAACTGTCCCTGTCCGTGCAGTACGGCGTCGAGGAAGCCCGCCTGCCCCGCTGGCGCCTGCGCCGCTGGGCCGAGCGCGCGCTGGCGGGTGCCGCCGAGGACGGCCTGGTGGCGTTCTCTGCCGCGGAACTCAGCCTGCGCCTGGTCGGCGCGGCCGAAGGCCGGCGCCTGAACCGCGACTTCCGCGGCCGCGACTACGCCACCAATGTGCTGACCTTCGAGTACGGCGTGGATCCGCTGGGCGTGGCGCGCGGCGACATCGTCATGTGCGTGCCGGTGCTGGTGCGCGAGGCCCGCGAACAGCGCAAGGCGCTGCTGGACCACGCCGCCCACCTCACCATCCACGGGGTGCTGCACGCGCTGGGCTACGACCACATCAAGGCGCGCGACGCCAAGCGCATGGAAGCCCTGGAAACCGCCACGCTGGCCGCCATGCGCATCGCCGACCCCTACGTGGCCGCCTGA
- the lnt gene encoding apolipoprotein N-acyltransferase, which produces MTPTPRSRTLRGAAGLMLAGAVHALTFSPGPLPDWALAVTQVLMLAIAARVTLYAPSAKQAWARGWLFGFASYALGLYWIFISLHRYGDLAAPLAVAAVLALSAFLALFPATASALARRYAPLASDSPPARILSGTLAWAAMWAAFEWLRAVLLTGFPWLNIGYAQVDSPIAGWAPLLGVHGMAFLAAFVAAALASLWQPSRKNGTGSRHALAAGIALALAAAGWPLSRIDWSTPSGDPLNVRLVQGNIGQSQKFDPALLDQSLTRHLDLAAMPPAPGVPAPQLIILPETVLPIFQNQLDPRVWAVWRDLAAQRKTTIAMGVPLHDRVDGRDRYTNSVMGFDGNTPVEQLVAGTTAMRYDKRHLVPWGEYVPPGFHWFVDMLNIPLGDFDRGAVRQTPFAVGGQHIAFNICYEDLFGPDLLPALQPGPNGEPGATILVNVSNLGWFGDSWALRQHLQIGRLRTMETARPMLTSTNTGITAAIDAKGRVAAQLAPLQAGVLPVAVQGMTGLTPYARFGDKTALALIGLALIAAVGSGRKTRRA; this is translated from the coding sequence ATGACCCCAACTCCGCGCAGCCGTACCCTGCGCGGCGCCGCCGGCCTGATGCTGGCGGGCGCCGTGCACGCCCTGACTTTCTCGCCCGGTCCCTTGCCGGATTGGGCGCTGGCGGTCACCCAGGTCCTGATGCTGGCCATCGCCGCCCGCGTCACCCTGTATGCGCCTTCCGCCAAGCAGGCCTGGGCGCGCGGCTGGCTGTTCGGTTTCGCCAGCTATGCGCTGGGCCTGTACTGGATCTTCATCAGCCTGCACCGCTATGGCGACCTGGCCGCGCCGCTGGCCGTGGCCGCGGTGCTGGCGCTGTCGGCCTTCCTGGCGCTGTTCCCGGCCACCGCCAGCGCGCTGGCGCGCCGCTACGCGCCGCTGGCATCGGATTCACCGCCCGCCCGCATCCTGTCGGGCACGCTGGCCTGGGCCGCAATGTGGGCCGCGTTCGAATGGCTGCGCGCCGTGCTGCTGACGGGCTTCCCCTGGCTCAACATCGGCTACGCGCAGGTCGACAGCCCCATTGCCGGCTGGGCGCCGCTGCTCGGCGTGCACGGCATGGCCTTCCTGGCCGCCTTCGTCGCCGCGGCCCTTGCAAGCCTGTGGCAACCCTCGCGCAAGAACGGCACCGGCTCGCGCCATGCCCTGGCCGCCGGCATCGCGCTGGCCCTGGCGGCCGCTGGTTGGCCGCTGTCCCGCATCGACTGGTCCACGCCGTCCGGCGATCCGCTGAACGTGCGCCTGGTCCAGGGCAACATCGGACAATCCCAGAAGTTCGACCCCGCCCTGCTCGACCAGAGCCTGACGCGCCATCTGGACCTGGCGGCCATGCCGCCGGCGCCGGGCGTGCCCGCGCCGCAGTTGATCATCCTGCCGGAAACCGTGCTGCCCATCTTCCAGAACCAGCTCGACCCGCGCGTCTGGGCCGTCTGGCGCGACCTGGCTGCCCAGCGCAAGACAACCATCGCAATGGGCGTGCCGCTGCACGACCGCGTCGATGGCCGCGACCGCTACACCAACAGCGTCATGGGCTTTGACGGCAATACGCCGGTCGAACAGCTCGTGGCCGGCACCACCGCCATGCGCTACGACAAGCGCCACCTGGTGCCTTGGGGCGAATACGTGCCGCCCGGCTTCCACTGGTTCGTGGACATGCTGAACATTCCGCTGGGCGACTTCGACCGCGGCGCGGTGCGCCAGACGCCCTTCGCGGTCGGCGGCCAGCACATCGCGTTCAACATCTGCTACGAAGACCTGTTCGGCCCGGACCTGCTGCCCGCGCTGCAGCCCGGCCCCAACGGCGAACCGGGCGCGACGATACTGGTGAACGTCAGCAACCTGGGCTGGTTTGGCGATTCCTGGGCCTTGCGCCAGCATCTGCAGATCGGCCGCCTGCGCACCATGGAAACGGCGCGGCCCATGCTGACCTCCACCAACACCGGCATTACCGCCGCCATCGATGCCAAGGGCCGCGTGGCAGCCCAGCTCGCGCCGCTGCAGGCCGGCGTGCTGCCGGTCGCCGTGCAAGGCATGACGGGGCTGACGCCCTACGCCCGCTTTGGCGACAAGACCGCGCTGGCCCTGATCGGCCTGGCGCTGATCGCGGCGGTCGGCAGCGGCCGCAAGACGCGCCGCGCCTGA
- the miaB gene encoding tRNA (N6-isopentenyl adenosine(37)-C2)-methylthiotransferase MiaB — MQETTLKRADAAHDGASAALPAADAGSPRKLYIRTFGCQMNEYDSDKMADVLRGDQGLELTDNPEDADVILFNTCSVREKAQEKVFSDLGRVQHLKKTNPNLVIGVGGCVASQEGEAIVKRAPYVDVVFGPQTLHRLPDLIKRRRDEGRSQVDISFPEIEKFDNMPPPRVDGATAFVSIMEGCSKYCSFCVVPYTRGEEVSRPFDDVLIEVADLADQGVKEVTLLGQNVNAYRGRMTDSDEIADFAMLLEYVHEIPGIERIRYTTSHPKEMTQRMVDAYARLPKLVSFLHLPVQAGSDRVLAGMKRGYTTLEFKSVVRRLRAARPDLTLSSDFIVGFPGETEEDFEKTMKLIEDVGFDTSFSFVYSRRPGTPAADLHDDTPQDVKLRRLQRLQALINEQAATIARNMVGTRQRLLVEGPSRRDPNELMGRTENNRIVNFAAPARLIGQMVDVIITEAHTNSLRARVADVDRVSQEAE; from the coding sequence ATGCAAGAAACCACCCTCAAGCGCGCCGACGCCGCGCACGACGGCGCCAGCGCCGCCCTCCCCGCCGCCGACGCCGGCTCCCCCCGCAAGCTCTACATCCGCACCTTCGGCTGCCAGATGAACGAGTACGACTCGGACAAGATGGCCGACGTGCTGCGCGGCGACCAGGGCCTGGAGCTGACCGACAACCCGGAAGACGCCGACGTCATCCTGTTCAACACCTGTTCGGTGCGCGAGAAGGCGCAGGAAAAAGTCTTCTCGGACCTGGGCCGCGTGCAGCACCTGAAGAAGACCAATCCCAACCTGGTGATCGGCGTGGGCGGCTGCGTGGCCAGCCAGGAAGGCGAGGCCATCGTCAAGCGCGCGCCCTACGTGGACGTGGTGTTCGGCCCGCAGACGCTGCACCGCCTGCCAGACCTGATCAAGCGCCGCCGCGACGAAGGCCGTTCGCAGGTGGACATCAGCTTCCCCGAGATCGAAAAGTTCGACAACATGCCGCCGCCCCGCGTGGACGGCGCCACGGCGTTCGTCTCCATCATGGAAGGCTGTAGCAAGTATTGCAGCTTCTGCGTCGTGCCCTACACGCGCGGCGAGGAAGTCTCGCGCCCCTTCGACGACGTGCTGATCGAAGTGGCCGACCTGGCCGACCAGGGCGTGAAGGAAGTGACGCTGCTGGGCCAGAACGTCAACGCCTACCGCGGCCGCATGACGGACAGCGACGAGATCGCCGACTTCGCCATGCTGCTGGAATACGTGCACGAAATCCCGGGCATCGAGCGCATCCGCTACACCACCTCGCACCCCAAGGAAATGACCCAGCGCATGGTGGACGCCTACGCCCGCCTGCCCAAGCTGGTCTCCTTCCTGCACCTGCCGGTGCAGGCCGGCAGCGACCGCGTGCTGGCCGGCATGAAGCGCGGCTACACCACCCTGGAATTCAAGTCGGTGGTGCGCCGCCTGCGCGCTGCCCGCCCCGACCTGACGCTGTCCTCGGACTTCATCGTCGGTTTCCCCGGCGAAACCGAGGAAGACTTCGAAAAGACCATGAAGCTGATCGAGGACGTCGGCTTCGATACCTCGTTCTCGTTCGTGTATTCGCGCCGTCCGGGCACGCCCGCCGCCGACCTGCACGACGACACGCCGCAGGACGTGAAGCTGCGCCGCCTGCAACGCCTGCAGGCGCTGATCAACGAGCAGGCGGCCACGATCGCCCGCAACATGGTCGGCACCCGCCAGCGCCTGCTGGTGGAAGGCCCCTCGCGCCGCGACCCGAACGAACTGATGGGCCGCACCGAGAACAACCGTATCGTGAACTTCGCCGCGCCCGCGCGGCTCATCGGACAAATGGTCGACGTCATCATCACCGAAGCGCACACCAATTCGCTGCGCGCCCGGGTCGCCGACGTGGACCGTGTTTCCCAAGAGGCCGAATGA
- a CDS encoding alanyl-tRNA editing protein, with the protein MPSTRKRFDEDPYLDRCDATVIAVGPEGVELDETVCYARSGGQAGDSGTLTLADGRALALTDTVYAEDRKRILHVLEGDIVPQLGERVSVAIDWPRRHRLMRLHTCLHLLGALVPAPVTGCSISPDSARVDFDLPESTLDKADLTERLNALIDARTGVSINCITPEELAAEPDLVRTVGAAPPAGTASIRIVEIPGVDRQPCGGTHVANTGEIGAVIVTKIEKKSRTNRRVVVNFA; encoded by the coding sequence ATGCCTTCCACTCGCAAGCGTTTCGACGAAGACCCTTATCTGGACCGGTGCGACGCCACGGTGATCGCAGTCGGCCCCGAAGGCGTCGAACTGGACGAGACCGTCTGCTACGCGCGCAGCGGCGGCCAGGCGGGCGACAGCGGCACGCTGACGCTGGCGGACGGCCGCGCGCTGGCGCTGACCGACACCGTCTACGCCGAGGACCGCAAGCGCATCCTGCACGTGCTGGAAGGGGATATCGTGCCGCAGCTGGGCGAGCGCGTTTCGGTGGCCATCGACTGGCCGCGGCGCCATCGCCTCATGCGCCTGCATACCTGTCTGCATCTGCTGGGCGCGTTGGTGCCCGCGCCCGTGACCGGCTGCAGCATTTCGCCCGACTCCGCGCGCGTCGACTTCGACCTGCCCGAATCCACGCTGGACAAGGCCGACCTGACCGAACGCCTGAACGCCCTGATCGACGCCCGCACCGGCGTCAGCATCAACTGCATCACGCCCGAGGAACTGGCGGCCGAACCCGACCTGGTGCGCACCGTGGGAGCAGCGCCTCCGGCAGGCACCGCCAGCATACGCATCGTCGAGATCCCCGGCGTGGACCGCCAGCCCTGTGGCGGCACGCACGTGGCCAACACGGGCGAGATCGGCGCGGTAATCGTTACGAAGATCGAGAAAAAGAGCCGCACCAACCGGCGCGTGGTGGTGAACTTCGCGTAA
- a CDS encoding phosphatase PAP2 family protein, whose amino-acid sequence MNTNPLTPSAAAPVTDAAADQSDSAQFRNPFSALTWVLLGCALALAAGACALWVDLPLAVWIKQSVSEGVNESFEWIGELGESGPYIGVALAFYVIGLVGLARGWRNPVRMSYASMARGSLLMLSTLAVGGLVVLVLKRSVARARPELFFEKGIYGLGESFSRVQLYNSFPSSHTYAAFAVAVTLGILAPRWRWVFLLLAALVAMSRLVNLDHYLSDVMTAAGIAVLVGHVLAPRVLGARYQWPLRAPWRWWKK is encoded by the coding sequence ATGAACACCAATCCCCTGACGCCTTCGGCGGCCGCTCCCGTGACTGACGCCGCGGCGGACCAGTCCGATTCCGCGCAGTTCCGCAACCCGTTTTCCGCGCTGACCTGGGTGCTGCTGGGCTGCGCCCTGGCGCTGGCCGCCGGCGCCTGCGCGCTGTGGGTGGACCTGCCGCTGGCCGTGTGGATCAAGCAGTCGGTCTCCGAGGGCGTGAACGAATCCTTCGAATGGATCGGCGAACTCGGCGAAAGCGGCCCCTATATCGGCGTGGCGCTGGCCTTCTACGTGATCGGCCTGGTCGGCCTGGCGCGCGGCTGGCGCAATCCGGTACGCATGAGCTACGCCAGCATGGCGCGCGGCAGCCTGCTGATGCTGTCGACCCTGGCGGTGGGCGGCCTGGTGGTGCTGGTGCTCAAGCGTTCGGTGGCACGGGCGCGTCCCGAGCTGTTCTTCGAGAAGGGTATCTACGGGCTGGGCGAGTCGTTTTCGCGCGTGCAGCTCTACAACTCCTTCCCGTCCAGCCACACCTATGCGGCTTTTGCCGTGGCGGTGACGCTCGGCATCCTGGCGCCGCGCTGGCGCTGGGTCTTCCTGCTGCTGGCCGCGCTGGTGGCCATGAGCCGGCTGGTCAACCTGGACCATTATCTGTCCGACGTGATGACGGCCGCGGGCATCGCGGTGCTGGTCGGGCATGTGCTGGCGCCCCGCGTGCTGGGCGCCAGATACCAATGGCCCTTGCGCGCGCCGTGGCGCTGGTGGAAAAAGTAA
- a CDS encoding PhoH family protein, with amino-acid sequence MTTPRSRARRSMPAVVTLDGDNTHLANLCGPLDENLRQLADGMNVKLSRRGSRVTIEGELAELAGRVLRRFHEQAVHRALSVDDIQLGLVEIGVGRQEEKLKEEQAREADPLPDLDDESDSIALRTKRSDLRPRTPRQRDYLNNILKHDITFGVGPAGTGKTWLAVACAIDAMERDTVQRLVLTRPAVEAGERLGFLPGDLAQKVDPYLRPLYDALYDLMGFEKVQRLFEKQTIEIAPLAYMRGRTLNHAFVILDEAQNTTPEQMKMFLTRIGFGSKAVITGDPSQVDLPRGQDSGLAHAVKVLHDVQGIATTRFTSRDVVRHPLVARIVDAYDRASEDEA; translated from the coding sequence ATGACCACTCCCCGCTCCCGCGCCCGTCGCAGCATGCCCGCCGTCGTCACCCTGGACGGCGACAACACCCACCTGGCCAATCTCTGCGGCCCGCTGGACGAGAACCTGCGGCAGCTGGCCGACGGCATGAACGTCAAGCTGTCGCGCCGCGGCAGCCGCGTCACCATCGAAGGCGAACTGGCGGAACTGGCGGGGCGGGTACTGCGCCGCTTCCATGAACAGGCCGTGCACCGCGCCCTGTCGGTCGACGACATCCAGCTGGGACTGGTCGAGATCGGCGTCGGACGGCAGGAAGAAAAACTCAAGGAAGAGCAGGCCCGCGAAGCGGACCCGCTGCCCGACCTGGACGACGAAAGCGACAGCATCGCCCTGCGCACCAAGCGCAGCGACCTGCGTCCGCGCACCCCGCGCCAGCGCGACTACCTGAACAACATCCTCAAGCACGACATCACCTTCGGCGTCGGTCCCGCCGGCACCGGCAAGACCTGGCTGGCCGTGGCCTGCGCCATCGACGCAATGGAGCGCGACACCGTGCAGCGCCTGGTGCTGACGCGCCCGGCGGTCGAGGCCGGCGAACGACTGGGCTTTCTGCCCGGCGACCTGGCGCAGAAGGTCGACCCGTATCTGCGCCCGCTGTACGACGCGCTGTACGACCTGATGGGTTTCGAAAAGGTGCAACGCCTGTTCGAGAAGCAGACCATCGAGATCGCGCCGCTGGCCTACATGCGCGGGCGCACGCTCAACCACGCCTTCGTCATCCTGGACGAAGCGCAGAACACCACGCCGGAACAGATGAAGATGTTCCTGACGCGGATCGGCTTCGGCAGCAAGGCCGTCATCACCGGCGACCCGTCCCAGGTCGACCTGCCGCGCGGCCAGGACAGCGGCCTGGCGCATGCGGTGAAGGTGCTGCACGACGTGCAGGGCATCGCCACCACCCGATTCACCAGCCGAGACGTGGTGCGCCATCCCCTGGTCGCGCGCATCGTCGACGCCTACGACCGCGCCTCCGAAGATGAAGCCTGA
- a CDS encoding PAS domain S-box protein, with the protein MTANAAAPHPHRQHLQRIIAGLNEGIILLEADGAIAWANASALRLHGADKLEDLGGTPAGYRKRYALTYRNHHRVPPRQYPLDRLAATEPFDELLLDLLRKDDAEFLRNIRASGLNLDSGDGAEYRVLILYDQTEQINAEVRFERAFGANPAPALICRLSDLRYVKVNQGFLEMTGYARDAIVGKSAYELDVLDGGEDKDNAVASLNEGQTIAQREGVLKLADGSVKFVIVAGQPIDMQGEPCMLFTFIDLEPRKRTELALRESEERFSKAFRLAPVPMAVCEGETLLALDLNDAFATVTGTSAQDGIGQALTGLDLQLPEDLEASLKRGESARNRDVALAARDGSRLDCLLSAEPVTIGGQQRVLLAIQDITERKRSETELLTAIEAVMQDTSWFSRSVIEKLAQLREPAPATRDVAELAQLTSREREVLGLMCQGHDDEGIARQLKLSRNTVRNHVATIYSKIGVHRRSAAIVWARDRGITGHERTRPRDKRAKD; encoded by the coding sequence GTGACCGCGAACGCCGCCGCTCCCCATCCGCACCGCCAGCATCTGCAACGCATCATCGCGGGCCTGAACGAAGGCATCATCCTGCTCGAAGCGGACGGCGCCATCGCCTGGGCCAATGCCAGCGCGCTCAGGCTGCATGGCGCCGACAAGCTGGAAGATCTGGGCGGCACGCCGGCCGGCTATCGCAAGCGCTATGCCCTCACCTACCGCAACCACCATCGCGTACCCCCCCGCCAGTACCCATTGGACCGGCTGGCCGCGACCGAGCCATTCGACGAACTGCTGCTGGACCTGCTGCGCAAGGACGACGCGGAGTTCCTGCGCAACATACGTGCCAGCGGGCTGAACCTGGACAGTGGCGATGGCGCCGAATATCGCGTCCTGATCCTGTATGACCAGACCGAGCAGATCAACGCCGAAGTACGCTTCGAACGGGCCTTCGGCGCCAATCCCGCGCCCGCCCTCATCTGCCGCCTGTCCGACCTGCGCTATGTGAAGGTGAACCAGGGCTTCCTCGAAATGACCGGCTACGCGCGCGACGCCATCGTGGGCAAGTCGGCCTATGAGCTGGACGTGCTGGACGGCGGCGAGGACAAGGACAACGCGGTCGCCAGCCTCAACGAAGGGCAAACCATCGCGCAGCGCGAGGGCGTGCTGAAACTCGCGGACGGCAGCGTGAAGTTCGTCATCGTCGCGGGCCAGCCCATCGACATGCAGGGCGAGCCATGCATGCTGTTCACCTTCATCGACCTGGAACCCCGCAAGCGCACCGAACTGGCCTTGCGCGAAAGCGAGGAGCGCTTCTCCAAGGCGTTCCGCCTGGCGCCCGTGCCCATGGCCGTCTGCGAGGGCGAAACGCTGCTCGCGCTGGACCTGAACGACGCCTTCGCCACAGTCACCGGCACCTCTGCGCAGGACGGCATCGGCCAGGCCTTGACCGGGTTGGACCTGCAACTTCCCGAAGACCTGGAGGCCAGCCTCAAGCGCGGCGAAAGCGCCCGCAACCGCGACGTGGCATTGGCGGCCAGGGACGGCAGCCGGCTGGACTGCCTGCTGTCGGCCGAACCCGTGACCATCGGCGGCCAGCAGCGCGTGCTGCTGGCGATCCAGGACATCACGGAACGCAAGCGCTCCGAAACCGAACTGCTGACGGCGATCGAGGCTGTCATGCAGGACACCTCCTGGTTCAGCCGCAGCGTCATCGAGAAGCTGGCGCAATTGCGCGAACCCGCGCCCGCCACGCGCGACGTGGCCGAACTGGCGCAGCTCACCTCGCGCGAACGCGAAGTGCTGGGCCTGATGTGCCAGGGCCATGACGATGAAGGCATCGCCCGACAGCTGAAACTGTCGCGCAACACCGTGCGCAACCACGTGGCCACGATCTACAGCAAGATCGGCGTGCACCGCCGCAGCGCGGCCATCGTATGGGCGCGCGACCGCGGCATCACCGGGCACGAGCGTACGCGGCCCCGCGACAAGCGGGCCAAGGACTGA